The Candidatus Hydrogenedentota bacterium sequence AGTTGGTTAGAGCACTGGATTGTGGATCCAGGGGTCCAGGGTTCAAGTCCCTGCCCCGGTACCAGCTTCTTCCCGCCTTGGAATCCCCAAAACTACGTGGTTTTCCCCGTAATTCCGCTGCTTTCTGGTCATAGGACAGCACTGAAACGCTTTGTTCGTTACCTGTATCTTCTTTGCACAGAATTGCACCGGATTGCACCGAAAAGCCGTCAGCGAGGGGAATAGATGGGGGAAGATTTCGACCGTCGTTTTCGGCCGCGGCCGCGGCCGTCTTGCGCGTGCTGAGATACGGCAGCTTCTCGACCGCCGCGCCCAGGTCAAGCAGCCCGAGATGCGTGTAATGCGCCGTCGTCAGTTTCGGGTCGCTGTGTCTCATGAGCCGTTGCGCCACCTGAAGACTTACACCGGATTGCGCGAGCCATGTGCAGAAGGTATGTCTCAGACAGTGCAGGTCCAGGGTCCGCCCCCGGGCGTCATGTTTCAGGATACCCGCGAAGGCCAGGTCTTTGTTGAATTCGCGCACGCCCTTCTCCGGCATATCGAACAGCCGGGGGTCGTCGTCCTGCCGGAATGCGAGCATGTTACCAGACGCGTCAGAATGCCCCACAACGTTAGAGCGCTTCCTCTCGATATGCCGCGCCAGTTCTGCCGCCAGAGCCGATTGCAGCGGAATCTGTGCGCCCCGGCGCGCCTTCTCGTCTCGGGCATAGAGCACAATATGCGGCTGGTCAGCGTTCAGGACGACCTGACTGCATCGGATGGACCGCAATTCCGAATAGCGGAGGCCGGTCGCCGCGAGCGTTGCGTACATAAACGCGCGCTCGTTTCCGATGGATTCGAGCCGCTGCCGCGTCGTTTCTGAAACCTTCGCTGGACGTGCGTCTCTGTTACCATGCTGGAATTCATGTAGGGGCCGCACCCGCGCCGCCTCGATGAGCCGTTCCAGTTCATCGGGCGACAGAGCGCGCCGATTGCGACGTCGGTCTACCCGCTCGTTTGCCTTGGACAAGCCATCGAAGGGGTTGCTTGCCATGCGCGACACCCGCACAAGCCAGTTGCCAAAGCTCACCCATACGCCGCCGTATCGGTTGCTGGTGCGTGCGCTCAGGCCGCCGCGACGTAGTTCGGCGAGGTGCTTCTCCAGGACGCCCCGGTCCAGGTTGCGCAACCGCGCGAAGGAGCACGCCGCCGCGACGTTCGTCAGGACATGCCTGCAATCGGCCACGTAGTCCGTCGTGCGCCCGGCGCTGCAAAGGCTGTCCAGGAAGTCACTGAAATGCTCGGATAATGGCCGGTCGGCGTATGCGCTCATGGCGCATTCCGAAGCGCTCAGGATACCTGCCGCGATTCGCTCCTCCCGCGCCTCGGCTTCCGCCAGTACCCGCGCCGCCATGTCGCGGTCCCGGCATTGCGTCGATGCCTCGCGCACAACGCCGTCGTGCCCGCGCCAGCGCATGAACCACGTCGTCGTTTCAATCACGATGCAGCTTGCGCCGTCGCGCTCGATAACTTCCGCTTCGCGTTTCGCACCGCGTCCGTCTACCCATTGCGCCACGCGCCGGCCGCGCCGGTTGATGATGGTAGCGCCCTCCGGCAAGGACCGCGTACCGCGCTTCTTGAAAATCCTGCTCATGATTGCCGTCCCTTTTTCCGCGGCGTATAGTGGACTGTCACGCCCAGGTACGCCGCCAGCTTGTCCGCGAGGTCAAGCGTAATGCTCTGCTCCCCGCGGGCGAACCGCATGATCGAACCGCGAAACACCGACGTCTTCTTTTCGAGGGCATACGCCGTTTCGCCAGACTCATTGATCGCCCTACGCAGAGCGTCAGTCCATGCCGTATCAGTTTGCTTATCCATGTCGTAATATATATTTCTTTGCTTGCTGATTTGTCAAGTCCCTTATCCGGGTCATACTCTCTATCGAGCCGCGCGCCGACCGGAGCCTATAGGTCAATCCAGACCGTGTAAATACTGCGGTCGCTTCCTCCCCTGCTCCACCTCGACTACCTCGCCGGTGTCCGCCTGACGAAAACGCCCAAGTTTGGGCGCGGGGTTTCAGCGCCGGTAGCCGGACAATGGCAGCAGGGATTGTGTGGCATATACCCCCCTGGGGCCGCGCCGGCTTCGGGTGAGGTCGGGTCATTGTCACGCGATGGCACGCGTTTTTCCCTATTGTAGTCTTCACTTTGTCTATCATCTATGGTCTTTGTTTATTGGTTACGCGTGCAATAGCAATACACGCGTTCCACTGCGTGACATTATTGCAGCTCAATGCCCTCGTATGCCCGGTATCTTGTGCCGTCCCCCTGTCTGAGTTGGCGTATCCGAATTCCGGGAGCAACAGCAATTAGGTCGCGGCCGAAGGTCTGAATTGTGCCAACGTGGTCGCGCCCGTTCTCCTCACACCAATGCCTCCAACCTGAGAACAAGGTCCTCGTTTCCACGGAAGCGGCTGCGTCAATGATACAGCAATCGCGGA is a genomic window containing:
- a CDS encoding helix-turn-helix transcriptional regulator — protein: MDKQTDTAWTDALRRAINESGETAYALEKKTSVFRGSIMRFARGEQSITLDLADKLAAYLGVTVHYTPRKKGRQS